TCTTTGCTCAGTTTCCCACCTCCCTGTCTTGAGTTTAAGTTCTGCCCTGGGACCCATTCATAAGGTTAGAACGGGGCTTGCTGGTAACTGCACTGTCTCCGGAACGACCCCCTTTGCTGCCTTTCCTTGCACCAGAATCATCCTCACAATTTTCTCTCTCTGGCAGCTGGACTACGTGAGCCTGAGATTTGTTACGTGCTCGATGCGATTCTCTTTGTCTACGGGACGGTGTTAACGGCTCTGTACTGCCGTCTGAAGGTGAGGAAGACAGAGTTACAGTCCCGTCAgtagggacacagtcagtgacaCGGAGTGCTGGGGTTGAGGGTATACTGAAGGATAGTGTGAGCAAACTGGATTAATACCAATGGGACACTGGGTGCTGGAGGAGACGGGTTACTGGGGGATAGTATGAGGGAACTGGATTAATATCAGTGGGACACTGGGTGCTGGGGGATAGTGTGAGGGAGGATCTTGCAATCTGTGCGTTGTATCCAATCAATAATGAGTATGAAGATGAGTTTCTCACTTGACAAGCCTAATAACGGTTTTCGGGACACATCAGCCCAGACACAAAGTGTAAGCTCGGGGAGGGGTCGCTGGAACAAGATATTGGGAACAGTTCTGGACACCACATTAGTGGAGTGACGGGGTCATTGGGAGAGGGTGGGGGccgtggggaggggggaggtgttatttctggTACTGGAATACTGTCACTGAGGAGAGATGGGAGAAGGTggggttgtttcctctggaataTAGGAGTCGGGGGGAACCGTGGAGGGGCGTAAAATAGTGAGCGGCTAGTTGGGAAAGAAGATaaggacacagacacacaaactcactgaTACGCAGatacagacacagtcacacacacagatacaaaaACATACGCAATCactcacacgcgcgcgcgcggTGTGTGTGGGAAAAGTGTTTCCTCAGACTGGGGTGTCTAAAAAGGGAAGTAGAATGAGGGGTGGGCCCGTTGTGGACAGATGGGGAGAAATGCAGAGGGGGCATTCTCTCCCCCGGAGGCTGTGGGGCTGCATCACTGAGGAGATTCAGGACAGATATCTCTGGGCTGCTGTATATTGAGGaaactgggggatggggagtgggatttGTGCAAGGAGTAGTGCCGAGGTTATGGATCATTCGTGGCCTTTGTGAATCGGGCGGGGCACACGTCCTTCCCACAAATTTGTCTAAAGGGCCgggggtggtggggaagatgcaaTGATGTTATACTTGAAAGATAATTGAAACATTTCTCAATCATTCACCGCAGATCTTGGATCGGAGGAAGGAGAAAGCAGCGACCGGGCAGTCGGAGTACGAGGTTAGGCGGGAGCTGGGGTGACGGGGAACGGGAAGGGAGAGCATCACCCGTGGGCAGGTGCTGGGGACGGAGCCCACGGTCCAACACCGACGCGAAATGGGTGGGAGGGTTAATCACCTGAAACGGAGAACGGGCTGTCCGGTGTGTGTAGATGGGGAGAGGCTTTAAACCCTGCATGCGTAGTATTTTCCTTTGTGTTTGTCGCCGTAGCACCTGCGGATTGGAACTACTGATGTCTATGAGGAGCTGAAAGGAGAGAAAGCTGGTCCTGCTGGGAAAAAAGTGAGTACTGCTATGCCCTTGGAGGGTGATAGGAtagtgcagagggatctgcactctgtgtccgacccgtGTCCTGGGAGGGTGATAGGAtagtgcagagggatctgcactctgtgtccgacccgtgtcctgggagtgtgtgatgggacagtgtagagggagcttcactctgtgtctgatccgtgtcctgggagtgtgtgatgggacagtgtagagggagcttcactctatgtctgacccgtgtcctgggagtgtgtgatgggacagtgtagagggagcttcactctatgtctgacccgtaccctgggagtgtgtgatgggacagtgtagagggagcttcactctatgtctgacccgtgtcctgggagtgtgtgatgggtcagtgtagagggagcttcactctgtgtctgatccgtaccctgggagtgtgtgatgggacagtgtagagggagcttcactctatgtctgacccgtaccctgggagtgtgtgatgggacagtgtagagggagcttcactctatgtctgacccgtgtcctgggagtgtgtgatgggtcagtgtagagggagcttcactctgtgtctgatccgtaccctgggagtgtgtgatgggacagtgtagagggagcttcactctatgtctgacccgtgtcctgggagtgtgtgatgggacagtgtagagggagcttcactctgtgtctgacccgtgccctgggagtgtgtgatgggacagtgtagagggagtttcactctgtgtctgacacatgtcctgggcgtgtgtgatgggacagtgtagagggatctgcactctgtgtctgaccagtaccctgggagtttgtgatgggacagtgtagagggagtttaactctgtatctgacccatgtcctgggagtgtgatggcacagtgtagagggagcttcactctgtgtctgacccgtgtcctgggagtgtgtgatgggacagtgtagagggagcttcactctgtgtctgacctgtgccctgggagtgtgtgatgggacagtgtagagggagcttcactctatgtctgacccgtaccctgggagtgtgtgatgggacagtgtagagggagcttcactctatgtctgacccgtgtcctgggagtgtgtgatgggtcagtgtagagggagcttcactctgtgtctgatccgtaccctgggagtgtgtgatgggacagtgtagagggagcttcactctatgtctgacccgtgtcctgggagtgtgtgatgggacagtgtagagggagcttcactctgtgtctgacctgtgccctgggagtgtgtgatgggacagtgtagagggagcttcactctatgtctgacccgtaccctgggagtgtgtgatgagacagtgtagagggagcttcactctgtgtctgacccgtgccctgggagtgtgtgatgggacagtgtagagggagcttcactctgtgtctgacccgtgccctgggagtgtgtgatgggacagtgtagagggagtttcactctgtgtctgacacatgtcctgggcgtgtgtgatgggacagtgtagagggatctgcactctgtgtctgaccagtaccctgggagtttgtgatgggacagtgtagagggagtttaactctgtatctgacccatgtcctgggagtgtgatggcacagtgtagaggaagcttcactctgtgtctgacctgtaccctggcagtttgtgatgggacagtgtagagggggtttcactttgtatctgacccatgtcctgggagtgtgtgatgggacagtgtaaagCAGGATTTTTAACTTTAATGCCATGAACCCCTTTGCTAGTCCGGTGAACCCTATGGTTCCCTTTTcagaataatgtatttaaatatataaaataaaattggattacAAAAGAAACCGATTGTATTatcaaaatatttaaaaacatATCTGTGATATAGTAATATATGTCCTTTATTAACGCATTAAATAACAATACTATGCATTTAAAATATAGGcaagttaaaattaaattttatttttaaagacaTATCAGTGTGAAGGCTGTTGCTTACTGGAAAACAGCACGAACATTAAACTGTGGGGTGATCTTTGACAGAGTAACATGCTTGACATTTTGCATTTCCAACCgacttagatttttttttgttttaatggttACAAGTGTTGAAAATCCTGATTCACAAAGCTATCTCGTTGCAAATGAAATTAAAGCTTCCATGGCTCACTTTACAAGCCAAGAATAGGCTTCTCTCAAGGAACACCTGAATTCTGCAAGGCCTTTTGAGTTAAACTCCAATTGGAGTAAACTTTTTGTTCGTAGATCCATTAGTTCATCTTTGGCTAGATCAACATCTTCGATACAGTTTATATCAGGAAGAAAAGAACTGCAGATCTATGATTAGACTTTAATGCCAACAGGATGGAAATAATTTCTGAAAGAATTCTGAAGTGTTTTCAGTGTCCTCAGATGTCTCTTCAAGGGCGTTGACCACTCCATCTTGGTAAAACACTTCCTCCAGCATGATGTTGGCAAAGATCATGCAAAGATGCAAAGTTGCAAAGATGTTGGCGTCTACTCTCTTCTTCCATATCAGCAGCATTGCCCAGAAAGCTGGTAATTTTTGAGTACCATTCATAATGGTGGCTTCAGGACCTTGAACTGAAAGATTTATTTCATTCTGGATACAATTCTTTGTGTTTCAAACTATTCCAAGAGTGGGGTTTTTTTCCAGAAAAGGTGAAGCTTTTGTTCTTAGTACGAACAAACGCTTCAATACTTGTTCTTTGGAGAGCCAGAGAACTTCTGTGTGGTGGAGAAGCATTTTATATTCTACACCCATTTCTTGACATAGTCTTTTTTAAAATGCGACTACTGTATTCGGAGACCTGCTTCTAATTAAGTTGATGATGTTTGTGGTCGCTTTACAAAATTTCTTGCAGGGTTATCTTTATTGCCGGCGTATGTCTGTGTAAAAACAATAAACAATGAGTAACGTGTGTGAGGAGCTTTCTTTTTCACTAAAGTAGCAAAACCATTAGTAGTACCAAGCATCACAGGAGCTCCATCTGTGCAAAGAGTATGAAGTTTTTCTTTCCAGTCAAAGTTTTGTTTGGTAGATACTTTTTACAATTTCCAAAACGCTGAAGGCCTTTGTAGTTTCCAAAAGGAACTCACAAAATAAGAATTCTTCTTTGATGCATTCAGCATGCGCTTGACGAACAGAAACAAGGGACTGACTGCATTGAGATATGTCTGTACTTTCATCCAGTTTCATACTGAATGGAACTTCCTCGACGTCCTGCTTCAAACGTTGAAATAAAGGTGAACTATTCTAGAAAGTATTGCATTATTCGATAAGGGAACCACCTCTATTTCTCTCCATCTTTTCTATCCGCTGTTCCAGTCCACAGACGAGCTAcatcatttccagtgcacatggctttACCACAGTCTATGCAATAGTGTTGGGGCTTCTTTTGTTTGGCAACCCGGTAGCAATGTTATAGGACAGATCAAGAAAAAAGTTTTGGTGAAATGGTAAATCCAGTTTTGGAAGTGTCTCAACTTTATCGAATCGAGTTTCCTTCGTCGGAAAAAACCCTCCGCATCTTTAGAGGCATATTCAGGACACTGTGGCTTTTGTGTCCCGTCTCGTCCATTAAATCAAGTGAAACCATATAATACATAGTTTTCCTCATATTACCCTTTTTTCGACATTTCAACTTAAATTGGGTTTGCAATGGTATACAATGAAGTTAAAATAAGATATTTGTATGCCAAATGTTAAAAAAGGTAAGTTTTAGAATTTATCCAGATTTGTAATACTTTTCATGGATTTTAGATGCTCAGAATGACACAGAACCACAGCAGTAGTTCAGGCGTCGTGTTCTTCCTAGAATTGGGCTATTATTGTGCACGGTTCTCATTCTTATGTCGTTCGCAGTATTCTTGCGGTTATTTTAAGAAGTGCAGTACTTTCATGGAATAATAATACACGAAAACCACTTGCAACACACACTGTGCGTGGACGTCTTTACTTCATAACAcagtggaaaaaaaaggaagtacGAGGAGAAAACAAAAGATCCTCTGCTGCCGACAAAATTTAGAACACTGTGCATGACCTGTAATACTTTGCAATCTGTTAGCAATAACAAGCCGTTACTTTAAATAACACACTTCAACAGTTATCTCAACCATCAGTCGTGTTTGAACTTGCCTGAGCGACAGTCGTAGCCCACGCGCCTATTCGGATGACAAAAGGCTGCGCGAACTTTCGGAGAGTTAAAGAATCTCATTTGTACTGTACAGTTTTGCAAAAGTAacaaacaattttaaaaaaaacgacTCGCCTCCTTCCATGCATTGATCAACAAGCAATTGTAGATGGGGAATAACAGAAAGCAATGTAGATATCTAGGACACAAATGTGAGAACACGTGATTCACCGTCTGGTGGCTGAAGGACTACCAGCAGATAGTTGGTCAGCGACGACTGTTATCAGGTAGACTGCCATCACGTTCGATCTAGCGGCGGTCTAAAAATTAACGTAATGTCGAAGTAGCGATGAGAGTGCAGTGAACGGTATTTTGCGAAATCTGTAACGACGGTAATAGTATATAAAAATACCTGTGATTTCTGTTGGTCACTGGTACGGTTAACTACAGTGGTTTGTTACCTACATTTGTAATTATAGGAAATGCTGAATTTCAGTTAGAGGTTAGTTAAAGTAAATATGTATTTTTCCATCCAATTTGAGGTACCTCTGGAATCTATCACGAACAAATAGTTTCTATCTATCTGATAGAATAGATCAGGGGTTTTATCTAACCCGTgatctggaagtgtgtgatgggacactgtagagggagtttcactttgtgtctgacccatgccctggaagtgtgtgatgggtcagtgtagagggagcttcactctgtgtctgacccatgccctgggagtgtgtgatgggacagtgtagagggagcttcactctgtgtctgacccgtgtcctgggagtgtgtgatgggacagtgtagagggagcttcactctgtgtctgacccgtgtcctgggagtgtgtgatgggacagtgtagagggagcttcactctgtgtctgacccgtgccctgggagtgtgtgatgggacagtgtagaaggagtttcactctgtgtctgacccgtgccctgtgagtgtgagatgggacactgtagagggagtttcactctgtgtcagactcatgcccagggagtgtgtgatggggcagtgtagagggagtttcactctgtgtctgacctgtgCCCTGTGCGTGTGAGATGGGACATGGTTTGTTATTACAATAATATTTCTAACCTTTACTCTCCATCTCTTTTCTCTACAGAAAGAAGAGGGTGTTTACACGGTATGGGCACCTgtttctctgcactctctgtcTTTCCCTCACTCTTTGTTTCTTTCTGTTACTATTTTGCTTTTCCTCTCactctttatttttaattttggaaGTCTCGTTCTGTGTTTCCCACTCTCTTTCACTCCGTTTAGTCTCTTTCTGCCCGTGTCTCTGAATTTATCTCTAATTCACGATTATTTCTCAGAGTTCCCCCTCCCAATCTCTCTCCCTGTCTACCTTTCttccctttttcttttcttttctattTCTTCCTGGTTCCCCCATTCTCTCCCCTGTCCCCATGAACTCTCACTCctccctgttcctccctcactttatttctttatttttatctcTCATTGTTTCTTTCTCCTTTCCTCCTCTCCTGCCCGGTTTATCTATCTCTTGTCTTTTTTctcactccatcttcctcacactcCTCGTtatgtctctccctctcttcctcttcaccatctctctcccttGCTCTCCTTCCTCATTCAGAATCTCCTTTCCTCTCAATTTATTTgtaacctctctctctctgtctcctcacAGGGCCTGGGTGAACACCGCATTGATACCTACGAATCTTTGCAGCACCAAGCTCCCAGGAAGATGTAGTGAtgatgctgatctcctggattcGGGGGCAGGGGGGTAGGGAGGTTTGGCTGTGGGAGGGTGAGGGTGGGGTAACAGAGCCACTCAGTCTTTGTCACTGTCAAGCTTGTGATGTCCACAGAATGTCACTATGGCAATCCTTTGTCCTCCTCGTGTCTCTGAGTCATTCAGCTCCTTGAGCCTGGGGTGAGGACAGCAGGAGGTAATGCAGTCCCTCCATATTTGGGAGGGGGTGGTCAGGTTGAGGTGAAGGGAAACATGGGACTGGGAGGTCTGGGTGGGGTGTTTAAGATCTGCATGGGTGGGTGAGGAACGCTTTGAATTGTTGAAGCTGCAGGTGAGCCATATGTGGTCCAACAGCTCAACGAACAACTTGCCGCTTCACTTATTCGTTGCTTTATTCTAAGTGAATTTCATTATGTGCAATAAATTTGGCTAAAGTGAGGTCTGGTGTCAATATTTTCATGGCTTCAGTCAGACTGGGaggtacacacacaaaatgatggaggaactgagcaggccagacagcatctatggaaaagagtaaaca
The genomic region above belongs to Hemitrygon akajei chromosome 27, sHemAka1.3, whole genome shotgun sequence and contains:
- the fcer1g gene encoding high affinity immunoglobulin epsilon receptor subunit gamma, with amino-acid sequence MKAILALIFLFHSSRAAGLREPEICYVLDAILFVYGTVLTALYCRLKILDRRKEKAATGQSEYEHLRIGTTDVYEELKGEKAGPAGKKKEEGVYTGLGEHRIDTYESLQHQAPRKM